Proteins encoded in a region of the Acidobacteriota bacterium genome:
- a CDS encoding glycosyltransferase family 2 protein yields MVIQPPKIGVVILNYNAAQDVLRCLASLRLAKGGQRRTWIVDNASSDGSDAVLPPALAPDEVWLPTGENLGYAGGNNAGIREALAWGADYVLILNPDVVVDPEFLPPLVRALEASPRAGMACPLVLDEDGERVQSLGGEANLWTGRCGRRLYGAPLGSVDEKRWAEVDFPHGACVLIKRSLFEEIGLLNEAYFLYYEDVEFGLRARREGLTTLAIAQSRVRHRDTTEAGAASPLVSYHGTRNQAWLVAEYGRFPQRAAFLLLSAYGRWPLKFAARLFRGRLGAAWAVFRGALHGQFSKEWRRGDHLAVPWRGHPRVIEALP; encoded by the coding sequence ATGGTCATTCAGCCTCCGAAAATCGGCGTCGTGATCCTGAACTACAACGCGGCGCAGGACGTCCTGCGCTGTCTGGCCTCGCTCCGCCTGGCCAAGGGCGGGCAGCGCCGCACGTGGATCGTGGACAACGCCTCCTCCGACGGCTCCGACGCCGTGCTCCCTCCGGCCCTTGCTCCCGACGAGGTGTGGCTCCCCACGGGCGAGAACCTCGGCTACGCTGGGGGCAACAACGCGGGCATCCGCGAAGCCCTCGCCTGGGGCGCCGACTACGTCCTGATCCTCAACCCCGACGTGGTGGTGGACCCGGAGTTCCTGCCGCCCCTCGTGCGCGCCCTCGAAGCCTCCCCTCGCGCCGGCATGGCCTGCCCCCTGGTGCTGGACGAGGACGGCGAGCGGGTCCAGTCCCTCGGGGGCGAGGCGAACCTCTGGACGGGCCGCTGCGGCCGGCGGCTGTACGGCGCCCCCCTCGGCTCGGTGGACGAAAAGCGCTGGGCCGAGGTGGACTTTCCCCACGGCGCCTGCGTGCTCATCAAGCGGTCCCTCTTCGAGGAAATCGGCCTTCTCAACGAGGCCTATTTCCTCTACTACGAAGACGTGGAGTTCGGCCTGCGCGCCCGGCGCGAGGGTCTGACGACCCTCGCCATCGCCCAGAGCCGGGTGCGCCACCGCGACACCACCGAGGCCGGCGCGGCGAGCCCCCTGGTCTCCTACCACGGCACCCGCAACCAGGCGTGGCTCGTGGCCGAGTACGGGCGCTTTCCCCAGCGCGCCGCGTTCCTCCTCCTGTCGGCTTACGGCCGCTGGCCCCTGAAATTCGCCGCGCGCTTGTTTCGGGGCCGTCTGGGCGCCGCCTGGGCCGTCTTTCGGGGCGCCCTGCACGGCCAGTTTTCCAAGGAGTGGCGCCGTGGAGACCACCTCGCCGTCCCCTGGCGCGGCCATCCCCGCGTCATCGAGGCCCTGCCGTAG
- a CDS encoding glycosyltransferase family 2 protein gives MPPELSVVVPTYNRCGLLPGLLEALQAQDLPKERFEVIVVDNHSTDGTWAYLASVAHSWLRPVHERTPGAVAARNRGWREARGEVVLFMDDDMAPAPDCLRRHLEAHRRRPEASYLGFVDYRYDTWTHPLSRWVAERTRGTLFPDASGQEASFFQYLTQNVSSPRAAVEEVGGFDPGFRGYGFEDPELGYKLYRAGLPLIFLPEASALNRDPHRPDVHWKKTACTGEGMAYFLSLHPELESLDRRRYLSGRLGPVWSLYRSLFGEALDRLAERTSPEKPLPRWVRMHYRISQAAFLHRGFSAFFRQGGQIIRKHDL, from the coding sequence ATGCCCCCTGAACTCTCCGTGGTGGTTCCCACCTACAACCGGTGCGGCCTTCTCCCCGGCCTCCTGGAAGCCCTCCAGGCTCAGGACCTGCCCAAGGAGCGCTTCGAGGTCATCGTGGTGGACAACCACTCCACCGATGGCACATGGGCCTACCTGGCTTCCGTTGCCCATTCGTGGCTCAGGCCCGTTCACGAGAGAACCCCGGGAGCGGTGGCGGCCCGCAACCGGGGGTGGCGCGAAGCACGAGGGGAGGTCGTCCTCTTCATGGATGACGACATGGCCCCGGCGCCCGACTGCCTCCGCCGGCACCTCGAGGCCCACCGGCGGCGTCCGGAGGCCAGCTACCTCGGCTTCGTGGATTACCGCTACGACACATGGACCCATCCCCTCTCGCGCTGGGTGGCCGAGCGCACTCGAGGCACGCTCTTTCCGGACGCCTCGGGACAAGAGGCCTCCTTCTTCCAGTACCTGACCCAGAACGTTTCGTCGCCGCGGGCGGCCGTCGAGGAGGTGGGCGGCTTCGACCCCGGCTTCCGCGGGTACGGCTTCGAGGACCCGGAGTTGGGCTACAAGCTCTACCGGGCCGGGCTGCCCCTGATCTTCCTTCCCGAGGCCTCGGCCCTGAACCGGGACCCGCACCGGCCCGACGTCCACTGGAAAAAGACGGCCTGCACCGGCGAGGGAATGGCCTATTTCCTGAGCCTCCACCCCGAACTCGAGAGTCTCGATCGGCGCCGCTATCTCTCGGGGCGCCTCGGTCCCGTCTGGAGTCTTTACCGAAGCCTGTTCGGCGAAGCCCTGGACCGGCTCGCGGAACGGACCTCGCCGGAGAAACCCCTTCCGCGCTGGGTCCGAATGCACTACCGAATCTCCCAGGCCGCCTTCCTCCACCGCGGCTTCTCCGCCTTCTTCCGCCAGGGCGGCCAGATCATCCGCAAGCACGACCTGTGA